The Cumulibacter manganitolerans genome contains the following window.
GAGCGCCGACTGGACCAGCGCTCGGACGCTGTCGGCGTGGTCGACGACACCTTCCGCAAGGCACTGCGACGCCACCGCATCGTCGAGTCCCTCGCCCGTCGCGAGGTCGACGATCTGCAGTACGCCGTGAACGGCACGGCCGATGGCGTCGCCGTAGCGGCCCTTCCTCCACGGTGGCAGCTCCACGTCGCGTGCGCCCTTGTGCTCGCCGGCGATGACGACCTGGTTCTCGTCGAGCACTACCTCGGGGTCCGTCCCCTCGAGGCCCGAGGCACTTCGAGAAGGCGCAAGGCGTGTGGTGTCTCGCACCGATTGGAGGCGCGCGAGCCAGGTCTCGAAGTCCGGAGGAGGGGCTGTCGGTGCGGTGGCGCCTGTCGGCGCTCCGGTGGCCTCGGAGGGTGCTTCTGCCAGGTCGTCGAGCCTGACCGCGCCTGCAGCCGAGGCTCCTCCGGCCTCGGCGATCAGCCCGGCGTTGGTTGTCGCGTCGCCCTTGGTCTGCCCGCGGTGCAGCGACACCACGAGGTGGTCCCGGGCACGCGTGGCGGCGACGTACAACAGCCGGCGGCGCTCGTACGCGTCCATCTGCTCGTCGAGCGGCTGCACGTCCTTGAAGTCGTTGGTCTGCACCGTCTTGGTCAGCTTGACGGCGTACCCATCCGGCTTCCACAGCAGCTGCACGCCGTTGGGATTGCGCGGCTGTGACGTCATGCCCGACAGCACGACCATGGGGAACTCCAGACCCTTGGCGCCGTGGATGGTCATGATGCGTACGGCGTCCACGTCGGTCTCGGGGAGGATCGCCTCCGCGACTCGCGAGGACTCCTCGCCCTGCTTCGCGGCCCAGACCAGGTACGAGCGCAAGCCGCCGTGCTCGACCTCGGACCAGGCGCGCGCCTGGTCGGCCACGAACCGCAGCCGGCGCCACTGGTCACGAACGCGCGGGCCGTCGACCGCCACCTCGAACATGCGTCGCTCGGCGATCAGGGCGCCGAGGACCTCGCTCGGCGTCATCCACCGGGAGCGGTAGAACAGGCGCCGCAGATACTCGATCGCCTGCCCGACCGGGTGCGATCGGCGCTCCTCGTCGATCGGAGCGAGGATGTTGAACCGGCCGCCGCCGTGCTTCCACGTCCACAGATCGTCGTCACCGCAGCCGAACAACGCGGATCGGAGCGCCATGACACACGCGAACTGGTCGCCCGGGTCGGCGACGGCGCGCGCGGCGAGCAGCAGGTCGTGCACCTCGGACGCCTGGTAGACGAGCGAGCTGGACTCGGCGCGATAGGAGATCCCGGCAGCGTCGAGCGCCTCCTCGAGCTGGTCCAACGAGGTGCGTGCCGGGATGAGGATGGCGATGTCTCCCAGCCGCAGCGGTCGCCACTCCTTCGTCTGTGCGTCGTGGACGGTCCACCCCTCTGCGTGCGCCTTCCGGATGACGGCAGCGACGTCTGCCGCCTCTTCCGTCCGGAGCAGGTCGGCGTTGCCCTGCGCCTGGTAGTCGTGCGCGTCGGCGCCGAGTACAGCGACCGCGGGCCCATCGCCGGTCTCGAAGACGTCACTGTCGAGCGGCTCGTAAGGGGGCTGGGCGTCGGGGACGTAGTCGATCAGGTGGTCGAAGACGTCGTTGACCCACCGCAGGATCGGGTCTGCCGCCCGGAAGTTCGTGGTGAGCTTGACCTGCGCGGCCTGGCCGAACCACTTCTGCACACCGAGATAGACCGCGATGTTCGCGCGCCGGAAGCGGTAGATCGACTGCTTCGGATCACCGACCACGAACAGCGACCCCTCCGGGACCTCGATGTCCCGCCAGTCCGGCGCGTCGGCGTCGCGGCCTCCGGCAATCCGCACGGCCAGCTCGATCTGGATGGGGTCGGTGTCTTGGAACTCGTCGAGCAGCAGCAGCGGGAACTGCTGCTGGAGCGCCTCGCGAACGTCGCGGTTCTCCCGGAGCAGCTCGCGTGCCAGGACGAGCAGGTCGTGGAACTCCAGCCGTCCCTCGGCCGCGCGTTTCCGTGCAGCGCGTACGACGCGCTCGGCGATCCAGTATGCGAGCGGGCGCAGCGTGGCTTCCGTGAACTCGGCCGCCGCCTGCGTGGCGCGCGATTGAAGGCCCCTGCAGGCGGTCTTGACGTCGTCCAGGTCGCGCCAATTGGCCCTACGCCCATAGAGGAACTTCAACGTGCTGGCAGCGAGCAGGGCGGCGTAGGTCTCACGGTCGTCTGCGGCAGCCGTCAGCCGCTCGCCCCACTTGCCGAGCTCGGCGAGGTTGGGCAGGAACTTGTCGTCGTCGTCTCGACACTCAGCCGCCCGCGCGGCGAGCCGTGCCGCCTCCTCCGCCAGGTGTACGACGTCCGGTGGGCGGAGCGCGGGCGGCCCACCGGGAAGCACCCGGTCCTCGATCAGATCCCAGTCGGCGCCGAAAGCCCGCGTCACCGAGCGCAAATGATCGAGCTTGACGCCGGCGGACAGCGCGAGGGCCACCTTATCGGCCATGTCGGGGTCGTCGAGCAGCTCGCGCTGCAGCACCGACCAGCGCTCCTCGAAGGCGACCGACGAGGCCACCTCGTCGAGTACCTCGAGCAGCGGCGGGAGACCGGCCTCGATCGGGTGCAGCGTGAGGATCCGCTGGGCGAAGGAGTGGAGGGTACCGATCGCCGCGGAGTCCAGGTCCTCGAGCGCCTCCGCCGCACGCCGGCGCTCGGGCTCCGACGTGTCCTTGTTTCGCCAGACGGCCTCGAACTCGCCGCGAAGCCGGTCGCGCAGCTCGGCGCCCGCCTTCTCCGTGAAGGTGACGGCGGCAATGTTCGCCAGCCGGACGCCGTCGCGAAGGGCCAGCGTCCGCACGCGGTTCACCAGGGATCTCGTCTTCCCGGAGCCGGCACCGGCGTCCACGAAGAGGTTTTCGTTGGTTTCGCAAGCGATGCGCCGGCGCGCGGCGTCGTCGGCGAGGCTCCGGTTCACTCGGTATCACCGGCCAGGGCGTCGGGGTCGACGAGCGCGATGAGCGGCTCGAGGACAGGTGCGGTTCGCTTGCGGACGTAGCGCAATCGGGCCTCCTCGTGGCCGATCCCGTCGGGAGTGCAGTACGGGCAGTCGACGTACCCGTAGCCGGGCTTCTCGCTCGGCTTGCCGACGAACATCCCGCGCGCGATCGAAGTGACCAAGGTCGACAACGTCGCGGCGTACTGTCGCTCGAGCCCGGCGTCGAGCACGACAGGGATCCGCCTGCCGGCATCGCCGCGGCGGACGAACCAGTACTGCGCCTCCACGGCGTCGCCATGGAACTCCCTGCGCGCGGCGTAGGCGTAGACCGGGAGCTGCAGCTTCGTGCCCGCCACCACGGGGTCGTCCTTGAGTGGCCTGAACTTGTCGGCTCGTCCGGACTTGATGTCGGTGACGAGCAGCGTGCCGTCGAGGGCCTGGTCGACCTTGTCCGCGCTGCCGCGCATCAGGACCTCGCCTCCGTCGATGGGCACGGTGACTGGGGGCGCGCCCTTCATGCCGAAGATCAGCTCACTGCCGAGGACGGCGGCCCGGCGCTCGGCTCGCCAGGCGTCGTCGTCGGCGAGCATGCGCTCGAGGTCCACGAGGATCTGGGCGCGATCGGCCTGCCACAGCCGCGGGTGTCCGGTGACGCCTCGTCTGGTGAACTCCTCGGCCTTCTCGAGCGCGATCTCGCGCAGCCGCCGGTGATGATCGATGCTCCACGGTTCGCCGTACGTCGGGAGCGTGCCGTCACGCTCGGCTTCCGTGATGAGCGCGTCCATCGCCTCGTGGATCAGCGTGCCGATGTCCACTGCCCGGATCTGGATGATCTCCTCGGGGTCCTGCAGCGGCTCCACCCGGAGCAGCCGTTCGACGAAGTAGCGCTGCGGACACGTCGCGAACGCCTCCAGGGCGGTGGGGGAGACGACCAGCTTCCCGGCGGCGTAGTCGGGAAGCCCGGAGACGTTGCCCAGGTTGCCGTCGAAGCGCGTGAACTCCATCGATTCCCGGGCCTGGATCAGGACGCGAGCGGCCGCGACGGCATCCTCGGCGAGGTCCACACCGCTGCAGGCGGCCCGCACCCGCCACTCCTGCTCGGACGCCGGCCGGTCGGTGCGGCGCAGGGTGTCGGCGAAGGACTCGCTGCTGATGAGCAGGTCGGTCGTGTCGCGGGAGTGCTCGGAGGCCTGGTCCCACTCCGTCGCGGCCAGGTCGCGGTTGCCGGTGATCTCGCGCAGGGTGGGCAGTAGAAAGCGGCTAGGTGTACCCGGCCATCAGGTTGGTAGCAGTCGGCTGATCGGCGGGTTGCCTCCGAGTGCGCTGTGGCGGCGTTCAGTGTTGTAGTACTCCAGCCACGGCGCAAGGG
Protein-coding sequences here:
- a CDS encoding UvrD-helicase domain-containing protein, whose amino-acid sequence is MNRSLADDAARRRIACETNENLFVDAGAGSGKTRSLVNRVRTLALRDGVRLANIAAVTFTEKAGAELRDRLRGEFEAVWRNKDTSEPERRRAAEALEDLDSAAIGTLHSFAQRILTLHPIEAGLPPLLEVLDEVASSVAFEERWSVLQRELLDDPDMADKVALALSAGVKLDHLRSVTRAFGADWDLIEDRVLPGGPPALRPPDVVHLAEEAARLAARAAECRDDDDKFLPNLAELGKWGERLTAAADDRETYAALLAASTLKFLYGRRANWRDLDDVKTACRGLQSRATQAAAEFTEATLRPLAYWIAERVVRAARKRAAEGRLEFHDLLVLARELLRENRDVREALQQQFPLLLLDEFQDTDPIQIELAVRIAGGRDADAPDWRDIEVPEGSLFVVGDPKQSIYRFRRANIAVYLGVQKWFGQAAQVKLTTNFRAADPILRWVNDVFDHLIDYVPDAQPPYEPLDSDVFETGDGPAVAVLGADAHDYQAQGNADLLRTEEAADVAAVIRKAHAEGWTVHDAQTKEWRPLRLGDIAILIPARTSLDQLEEALDAAGISYRAESSSLVYQASEVHDLLLAARAVADPGDQFACVMALRSALFGCGDDDLWTWKHGGGRFNILAPIDEERRSHPVGQAIEYLRRLFYRSRWMTPSEVLGALIAERRMFEVAVDGPRVRDQWRRLRFVADQARAWSEVEHGGLRSYLVWAAKQGEESSRVAEAILPETDVDAVRIMTIHGAKGLEFPMVVLSGMTSQPRNPNGVQLLWKPDGYAVKLTKTVQTNDFKDVQPLDEQMDAYERRRLLYVAATRARDHLVVSLHRGQTKGDATTNAGLIAEAGGASAAGAVRLDDLAEAPSEATGAPTGATAPTAPPPDFETWLARLQSVRDTTRLAPSRSASGLEGTDPEVVLDENQVVIAGEHKGARDVELPPWRKGRYGDAIGRAVHGVLQIVDLATGEGLDDAVASQCLAEGVVDHADSVRALVQSALDSDVVRRAAARPHWRESYVGMVDDDGIVLEGFIDLIYREDDGTLVVVDYKTDRIPLAAIPARQAYYAPQLRAYHEALEVGAHVASEGRLLFLNAQDAGS
- a CDS encoding PD-(D/E)XK nuclease family protein; the encoded protein is MRAACSGVDLAEDAVAAARVLIQARESMEFTRFDGNLGNVSGLPDYAAGKLVVSPTALEAFATCPQRYFVERLLRVEPLQDPEEIIQIRAVDIGTLIHEAMDALITEAERDGTLPTYGEPWSIDHHRRLREIALEKAEEFTRRGVTGHPRLWQADRAQILVDLERMLADDDAWRAERRAAVLGSELIFGMKGAPPVTVPIDGGEVLMRGSADKVDQALDGTLLVTDIKSGRADKFRPLKDDPVVAGTKLQLPVYAYAARREFHGDAVEAQYWFVRRGDAGRRIPVVLDAGLERQYAATLSTLVTSIARGMFVGKPSEKPGYGYVDCPYCTPDGIGHEEARLRYVRKRTAPVLEPLIALVDPDALAGDTE